The Cellulomonas wangleii genome includes a region encoding these proteins:
- the lnt gene encoding apolipoprotein N-acyltransferase: MPVPPSARWLTLVLAAAGGLVTRLAFPEPGLSLLAPVGMALLYLALRRDSAAWNALVGLVWGLTCFGPMITWANDAVGPVPWLALTVFEAGYVALFGAAWAWARRGHAVWRSGAWQLAAFVVLWVGVEELRSAWPFGGFPWGRLAFSQADSSLSAYMWLGGTPVLSAVVAALGVLLARAVLAAGQVALGRTAGALAAGGALVVGSLLIPLDTVAQQGTLRVGAVQGNVPEPGKLDAFGERRQVLDNHVAGTRALLEDVQPGDLDLVLWPENGTDIDPQVDAEAAGLIDGVAQEVGAPVLVGTVEYPDAGGRYNTALLWQPGEGPVARYSKQRPAPFAEYIPMRSFVRHFSDAVDLVSRDMLPGTEPGVIPVESSRLGRTVVVGDVICFEVAYDAIVRDAVSEGGELLVVQTNNASFGWSDESTQQLAMSRLRAIEHGRATVQISTVGVSAVIEPNGVVTQRTELFTDAEMIANLPLRESLTPATRAGDWPALVADVLAVWVVLAGMVGAARLPRAERPDGPA, from the coding sequence GTGCCCGTCCCACCGTCCGCCCGCTGGCTGACGCTCGTCCTGGCCGCCGCGGGCGGCCTGGTCACGCGTCTCGCCTTCCCGGAGCCCGGCCTGTCGCTCCTGGCCCCGGTGGGCATGGCACTGCTGTACCTGGCGCTGCGCCGCGACTCCGCCGCCTGGAACGCCCTGGTCGGCCTCGTGTGGGGCCTGACGTGCTTCGGGCCCATGATCACGTGGGCGAACGACGCGGTCGGGCCGGTCCCGTGGCTGGCACTGACGGTGTTCGAGGCAGGCTACGTGGCGCTCTTCGGCGCCGCGTGGGCCTGGGCCAGGCGCGGTCACGCGGTCTGGCGCAGCGGCGCGTGGCAGCTCGCGGCGTTCGTGGTGCTGTGGGTCGGCGTCGAGGAGCTGCGCTCCGCCTGGCCGTTCGGAGGCTTCCCGTGGGGTCGGCTCGCGTTCTCGCAGGCCGACTCGTCGCTGTCCGCGTACATGTGGCTCGGCGGCACCCCGGTGCTCAGCGCCGTCGTCGCAGCACTCGGCGTGCTGCTGGCACGGGCCGTGCTCGCGGCGGGGCAGGTCGCCCTGGGTCGGACCGCCGGTGCCCTGGCCGCCGGCGGTGCCCTGGTCGTCGGGTCGCTGCTCATCCCGCTGGACACCGTCGCGCAGCAGGGGACCCTGCGGGTCGGGGCGGTGCAGGGCAACGTGCCGGAGCCCGGCAAGCTCGACGCGTTCGGCGAGCGCCGTCAGGTCCTCGACAACCACGTCGCCGGCACCCGGGCGCTGCTCGAGGACGTCCAGCCGGGCGACCTGGACCTCGTGCTCTGGCCGGAGAACGGCACGGACATCGACCCGCAGGTCGACGCCGAGGCAGCGGGCCTCATCGACGGCGTCGCGCAGGAGGTGGGTGCACCGGTGCTCGTGGGCACCGTGGAGTACCCCGATGCCGGGGGCCGGTACAACACGGCGCTGCTGTGGCAGCCGGGGGAGGGGCCGGTGGCCCGCTACTCCAAGCAGCGGCCCGCGCCGTTCGCCGAGTACATCCCGATGCGCTCGTTCGTGCGGCACTTCTCCGACGCCGTCGACCTGGTGTCGCGCGACATGCTGCCCGGCACCGAGCCCGGCGTCATCCCGGTCGAGTCGTCCCGCCTGGGCCGCACCGTGGTCGTGGGTGACGTGATCTGCTTCGAGGTCGCCTACGACGCCATCGTCCGTGACGCGGTCAGCGAGGGTGGCGAGCTGCTCGTGGTGCAGACCAACAACGCGTCGTTCGGCTGGTCGGACGAGTCCACGCAGCAGCTGGCGATGTCGCGGCTGCGTGCGATCGAGCACGGACGCGCGACCGTGCAGATCTCGACGGTCGGCGTGAGCGCGGTCATCGAGCCCAACGGTGTCGTCACGCAGCGCACGGAGCTGTTCACCGACGCCGAGATGATCGCGAACCTGCCGCTGCGCGAGTCCCTGACGCCCGCGACGCGCGCGGGCGACTGGCCGGCGCTGGTCGCCGACGTGCTCGCCGTGTGGGTGGTCCTGGCGGGCATGGTGGGCGCGGCCAGGCTGCCGCGGGCCGAGCGGCCCGACGGCCCCGCCTGA